One window of Quercus robur chromosome 12, dhQueRobu3.1, whole genome shotgun sequence genomic DNA carries:
- the LOC126710379 gene encoding dirigent protein 17-like: MVSDNRWIGAIVTKVFDGVRYIGQVTSYEVETGWFKVVYEDNSYEEVAEEEIPQILAPPDLIRSYYNRAAMGGRPRKSSYRRKKKPAQENKVPTPPRLTNSAKKAKTPKKVSTYVPLAIREKKKDSYYWY, encoded by the exons ATGGTTTCAGATAACAGATGGATTGGGGCAATTGTAACTAAGGTATTTGATGGTGTGAGATACATTGGCCAGGTTACAAGTTATGAAGTTGAAACTGGATGGTTCAAG GTTGTCTATGAAGACAATAGCTACGAGGAAGTGGCTGAGGAAGAAATACCTCAAATATTAGCCCCTCCTGACCTCATTCGTAGCTACTATAACCGTGCAGCGATGGg TGGTAGGCCAAGGAAGTCATCATATAGGAGGAAGAAAAAGCCTGCACAAGAAAACAAAGTACCCACTCCTCCAAGGCTGACGAATTCAGCTAAAAAGGCCAAAACACCTAAGAAGGTCAGCACATATGTTCCTCTTGCAATCagggagaaaaagaaggatTCCTACTATTGGTATTAG